From the Rhinoraja longicauda isolate Sanriku21f chromosome 5, sRhiLon1.1, whole genome shotgun sequence genome, the window TGATTAATTGTGGGAAGttaaatcagggcaggacctacacagtgactgGCAGagccctggagaatgtggatgaatAACGAGATCAAGGAGTACAAGTATATAGTCCTTCAAAGTGACAAAGGTTGTATATGCCAGTTTTTGCTTCATTGGCTGAGGCATTTAGTACAAAACATTGATTAGGTCACATTCGGAGTGTTGTGTGTAATTCTGGTTGTTACACAATCGGAAAATGGGACTTAGAGAGaatgcagaaaatattcacaagGATATTGCCTTGATTGGAGAGCTTGAGTTACAAGCAGAGACTGGATAAACAAACCTGGTTTCATGAAACAAAGGAAGCTGACTTGATAAAGAAATATgaaattgagaggcatagataaggtcgaTAGCCAGAGTTTAATTCCCAATGTAGGGGTAGCAGAAAGGAGggagtgttttgttgttttttgtccacacagtagttggtatctggaatgagcaacATGCAAGAGATATCCtgacaggtacttgaatgagcaaGGAGTGGAGTTAATGCAGACAAGCTGGATTGGTATAGATAGGCATGATAGTTGGCACAGATTGTTAGCctgaagggtcagtttctatgctgtacaatttAGGCTCAGGACAGaggggtcagtatgggaatgggaattaaaatggttggaaCTGAGTGTTCCCAAAGGCCTTGACGAACCAAGCACATGTGTTCGGCAAAATGGTTGTCGAGTCTATGCTTGGTATCACCAATGTACAGAGACCACATTGAGAAGGTGGCATAGTGATAGtcgatcctgactagaggtggtgtctggagtttgtaccttccccccatgacctgcgtgggttttctcccacactcaaaattacatacaggtttgtatgttaattggcttggtaaaattatccccagtgcgtgtaggattgtgttggtgtgcggggattgctggtcagtgcggacttagtgggcttAGTAGAgtggaagggcccgtttccactctgtatccccaaactaaacaCCAGTTCCAGTGGTTGAGTTTTaaatgaacctctgtcttactTGGAAAGACCACTGGGGTCCCTGGGTGGAGGTACAGGAGGTggtgctgcatctcctgtggttgtagttgtggagggagtggtctccgtggaaggcggaaaggggtggccaGGATTTTTATTTCTGCTTCTATATAGCATGATCTGGACCAGGAGGTATTTGATGTGAATTTTCAAGAGAAAGGATCAGCATTATTGTCTAACTAAACAAATGTTAGCAAGTGGACTTAGACAGTATGCTGCAAAGCTGAATAAATATAGGATCTACACCTGAATAAGCTGCATCTTAAAAAATAAGTAGAGATGAAGTAGTAACTTGACAAAATCTTTCGTGGTGTTTGCCAAATGGAAACCATTTCTAAATGTTaagacagtagacacaaaataggTAGGAATCTTAAGGTTAAATACGTCAAAATGATCAAGAGGTATACAGAGACATTTCTAAATGTATTTGAGGGGTGAAATGATTAAAATGTTTAATTAGTTATTTGCCAGTTATTTTATTTGGCTGATGTGCGAGGAGGAAGTTAAAAGAAGTGGCATTTAAGGAACAGGAAGATTAGTGATATCTAAAAGAAAATAATGATCAGCTCTCACTACTCTGCATTCAAGTATCTAGGGTCAGTTTCAACCATAAGATTTATGAACAATGAAACCACTTTGATGCAAGAGGTTAAGACAAACAATTGCAATGTGTGTTACAATGTTTAAAGGGCAGATCAAATTTTCAATCATAATATGGCCTCAATGAATAGGATGAACCAAATGTAACAATATTTTTTCCCCATTTACAAAATATGGCAAAGTTCTAGCAGTATATCACAGGCATTGACCAAATATTACAAATTTAGATACACATTTtattaaaaattaatttgcaCCTCAATTTTCTCACAATATACATTTGCGATTATCAATCCCAGCAACATTATATGTAGCTGGAACAATTTAACAAAATAATGCACTTGTTTTAAGAAAATATTAAATACACAATGAATCAAAGCAGTAACAGTTttacttatacaactgcaactgaAAAATAGTGGTCATACAAAGTGCTATTTAGGATCCCAATGCTTTCTCCAAAAGTCAGCTAACCAAAAATGCATTGTGTGTTGAAATGTCAGAACACTAACACAATATAATTTTTGCTaaagaaaaaaaataacaatTGCTTCATTTGCATACATTTAGCCTGAAATGGGATTTATCTTTTACAAAAATGTTGAAACTTAAGTTTTAGCATTATTAAATCAAATCAAGAATCCAAACATTTGGTGGGCTATCTTCTTttagatttaaataaataaatgtcttACATTATTTTTAAGTTTGACAATATTTTATGcagatattttaatttaaaaaacatcACCAAACATATTGCACAAGAAAAGGAATCAAAGCACTCCTCTATCTGAAATGATCAGGGCCATCCAAAATGAAAACATCAGTAGTTGCACTTAAAATAAAAAAAGATCGATGAAATGCTGAGGCGATACTGGTGTACAGCAGCTTTCAGGATTGTTGGCTGTACAAGGATGGCCTGTATCCTAACAAGAAATATAATGAAGAAACTTTAGCTTTTACCATCTCCACTATCAAGACTTGCTAAATGCAACATTGCAAAAATTATGTATCTTATGAAAAATAATGTAACCACAATGCAAACAAAAATCTTGTCGCCTATAACATTGTACTTAACCAAAATATCAATATTTCTCTGCATAAATTAGATAAATATATATTACATAGCAGTCAAGATTGCAAATATTTGAAAATACCTTGAATAATAAAGCAAGATAGTAGTCCTTGGAGATCAAGGAAGAAGAAGCAAGAGGAATAAGCATGAAGGGAAAAAGGTGGGGAGGAAAGGACAAACAAATTAAAAATAGATACACTGATTTATCAGATATAGTCCTTTCCAGTGGACATTTCTAAAGTCCTTGTTTGGGAATGATGCAAAATTATCCACGTGACAAGAAATATCCATATCATGCAAAATCAATGTTACAAATATTTAATTAGATATTGATCTGACTAATGAATAAATGTACTGAGCACAGTAGGAAAGAGATAAATATTTCATATTCTGAATTCTATTTGCCAGATGCAGAATGAACAAGAGATAATTTCAGAGATTATGTTCCAAAATAATGCTCAATTTCAATGAAAGTCAGCTGATATGGGCATACATTATAAATTGCATTTTGGTAAATATTTATATCTGTTCATAAAATTCTCCACACAAAAGTATACACAGCTCAGGATACCATTCCAGAAATTAGATTCACGTAatcttatttattattattttaacccAGTCTTACCCTCAGCATCAAGACTTGTATAATATTTGGCAGGTCAAGCAAACCTTCTGAGCTATTAcagcactgtgttttgttcaagatttcagcagcTACATTTCATTGCATCTCCACTCcgctcaacatgccccatctctacTAGTCcgacctacctgcatttggcccgtatctttCTAACCGTTTTctgtccatgcatctgtccaaatgtcttcaaaATATTATGATAGCATCTGCCTCAATTACGTCCTCTGGCACaacattcaatatacccaccaccatttgaaAAAGATGCCctgtgggttcctattaaatctttcccctatcacttAAAACCTAGTCCTCAAGTTCTTGAttcactactctgggtaaaagaccacaTTTATCCtacccccctcatgattttatgcatctttgcatctttataagatcactcctcctgcgctccaaggaataaagtcctagcctgctcaatctctccctatagttcaggcccttgagttctggcaacatcctcttaaatctttccagcttaacaacagggtgaccaaaactgaacacaatactctaaatgttgtctcaccaatgtcttgtacaactgaaacacaatatctaaaaacaaagaactacagatgctggttaataaacaaaggacacaaagtgctgacctATCtcggcaggccaagcagcatctctggaattaaAGGAGAGTAGAGAAGTCAAGATGGTTGATGTTGTGCTGgagttggctgaagaagggtctcaaccttaaatgtcacctatccatgttctccagagatgttgcctgacctgctgagtcactctagcactttatgcCCTTTTGTGAAACATAATATCCCAGCAtctatacaatactctgactaataaagggccaatatgccaaaagccttgacCACCCAATCAacatgtgacaccactttcaagaaactacgtacctgcactcctagatccctctgctctacaacactctccagtcctgccattcactgtgtgggtcctgctcaggtttgacttcccaaaatgtaccaCCTCACATTTATTGTATTAAATTGCATTAACCACTCCTCTGCTCAACTGTtcaagattctgctgtaattttgataatcatcttcactattacaatgccacccacttttgtgaCATCTGCCAACTGACTAATCAtgccttatacattctcatccaaatctttgatgtaAACTGCAAACAGCAAAGGGGCCAGCACcaattgcaggggaaaatacctggggagggggtggaaagggatgagtcaACCGAGGAGTTAAAACCAGAAAGGGGTACGGAcggaaagatgtgactggtgttgggatcacattgaagttgGCAGAAATGTCAGTGATATGGAGGTTGTTGGGGTGAAAGAGAAACTCTACCTTTGTtctgttgaggggggagggggggggggggagaggggaagcaggaactGAACAACAGGATACAGAGGAGACACGAGACAATGAGTTAATGTCCATTACCTTCCAGAACAAAATACTGCAATGGCGACAGAACTGAAGAGAGTCACCATATTGCTCCTTTTTTGGACAGTACTTCTGAAGCGTGAAATACATCAGCTTCCAGTCAACACAACCGTTCTCAGTCAAAATCAagtgtctgcaaaactaagaatATCAGAGGGAACATTTGACAGTGGCTTTCACTATTTTGTTTAAAGTAACATTAATCAGATATTAGATATCGAGGAGAAAATTCATGTAATAACAACATCTCATCATGTAATGGCACAAAACAATGTACAATATTGCAAATTCAGTAAATTAAGGAGATATTTGAGGTGATGGATACTTTGATAAACTAGTTTAGTAGACCAATTTTAATTTAGTGGACAAGTTTAGTAGACTAAACTACCTTGCCTTAATCAGTCAGGACATGAAGTATAAGATTCAAAGTCAGGTTGCAGCCTTATAgaactttggttcggctgcatttggacaTTGTGCAGTTCTGGATGCTCCATTACGGGAAGgatatggagactttggagatTGTGCAGAATTCTAGATACCCACCCATGTCGATGATCATGTTctaggtttactagaatgctgcctggattagagagtattgactacaaggagagattggagaaacttgggttgttttctctcgaatcttttgaggggagacttgatatatataaaattgtgagagacatagataggatagacagacagaactttctccctccctcccaaaggtggaaagactagagggcataactttaaggtgagagagacaaatttAAGGATGTGCGGtcaagttttgtttttacacaaagtagGGAGTGCTTAGAACACACTACCAGGGAtgggggcagatacgattgtggcattgaAAATGCTTttgaggcatatggatatgcaaggaagggagggaaattgatcatgtgcaggcaagggagattagtttaacctggcattatgtCAGGCAACACattgttggactgaagggcctgttcatgtgctgttctATGACATTACTTTGAGAAGCTCATGGGCCAAGAAAAATAAACCAAGAATACATCAGAGCATTCAACAAATAACTGTTTAGTGATAACATTTTGAGATTCATTTATTGCATACATCTATGTACATCTATTGCAACCTAATTCTTTGTCGTGATCTAGCTCAGTTCCTAGTCAATTGTTCACTGTTAACACCAAGATTGCATTATGATTTCTTGTCAAATTTTTGCTGTAATTCACTGCTGTAATtcactatttttttttttaataaacttttTGTGGGCAATTTGCATCCACACAAATGGTTGATAAAATTGGTTTATTGAAGTTAGTTCAAACATTGAAGATTCTTAAATATTAAGTGATTCAAAGGTTAGGTGTCATCAGAAACAGTCTGCTTTTGCTCTGCATTTAAAAGCAGAAAACAATAAATAATTTCCAACCAAAATGCATCTCTTACCAAGAATTCACAatcatttttatttgttttcacTTTTCCAAACCTCAATCAAAATTAAGGCAAATTAATGAAAGTTAGCATGTGCAAGAAAAATGGTATTTAATGAGTTGTAGTAGGAATGCAAGAAGAGAATAGCAAATATCATACAATAAAAATGTGAGCAAAATTCAAGGTTATTGGATTTAAAGGAATGGTAGTGGTGCAAATACCAAATCAGTTAGAGGACAGAAACCAAAATACaataggcaatggatatttttcagattAGAAGAGAGAATAGCATTGTTCCCAAGCAAGCAGTATTTGGACAACTGGCTGTTTAATTATTTATTAGATGACAAACAAGATTGTACAGACAATAAATTGGTGGTTTTCTCTCTGTGAACTTCAATGCAGCAAACAACAGAGCCAAGTAACAAACACTGAGGCAAAATGGCCAAACGTGGCAGGAAAAATAAGGAAAGGCAATATCAGCTTACATCATAGATGTAAATGACCACATATTTAATTGTACAATCTTTACTGCTTTCATTTAAACCACATTCAACTTCAGCTGACACTTGCCTGCTTTTCTGAAAAATGGTACTGGCAAAGATTTTTCCAcaggtgtctatcttcactgagcATGTGGAGAGTAGAGGTCACCTGCCCCAAGTTGATAATATCCAGGCCATCAGAAAACATATGCAGAATACTTCTCTGCATATGAAGTGGAAGGTCGCTCAGTGTCACACCATTACCTATTCTCTGTATATACAACAAAAAGCATTTGTGTCATTAGCTTGATCTAAATAGGACTAAAATATTTCAAATCTTGCCAAAATGATATCGCTTCAGTAATAACTCCTCAGAAGAACACGCTTAAATTTGGAAAGTACTATCTAGCAATCCAGATAATAGGGAATTTAAAAAACATACATCGCACATTTTCTCAGTAGCCTTTCTACCTTTAGGGAAAGTAGCCAAGATGCACTTGTCAGACAAGTCAATCAGAGTTTAATCCAGAGAGTCAACAGGTGGAAAATATAGCTAGTCAGGGTTTCATTTTTAATCAACTTTGTTGAGCCTAGAGGAAATATTCCTGCTACTCATGGCCTGCAAGAAGTGCTATAATTAAATGGCAACTGTTCAGCTTCTTTTGTCCATCTAGATTCAAAAGTTCCAAGAAAATGCCTTCTTCATTAGCAATCATCACAGTCCCCTCAAGATTCTACAGTACAAACTGCCTCATAAGAGCAAAAAGGTTGCTTGCTCTCTTACAAGCAACAAGTAAAGATGGATTTGAGATTTACAAAGACCATTTAAATCTCATCCATCCTTTTTGGGATTTAAGATCCCCTTTTGTGCCCaccgtccctttacctcccctcccaccacaacTCTTCCTTCTCTTCACCACTTCTACAACCCCCACCTCCAATTCTACCTCTGCTTCTAAAGAGATATGCAAAAACAAAACCACTTTGGGAGATTTACCTCGGGAACAAAAATCTATTTTAGCAAAAGTCAACTATCATATTCGACTGTACACATTCCAATACATCATGGTGCACCAATACCTTTGAGGGACTAACATCTGAAATGTGCCAAACTGCTAACCAGATATTCCAGAGAAATATGTTTGACAGATGACATCTTTAACTCATTTATAGACATTCATGATGACATACTAATTAAATTGTCACATTTTGTTCTTTAAATCAGGATTCCATGTTTGTAAGTGAGAAttgttgatgtacagagggatccaaGATGTacctggggtccaagtccataacttcccAAAAGCAGCAACatttagatagagtggtaaagatggtatgcttgccttcacaaGTCAGGGCATGGAGTacaagggtcaggaagtcatgatgtaggtTGAGAGGACTTTgtctaggctgcatttggaatattgtgtgcacttctgctcagcccattacagggaggatgtggaagctctggaaagggtgcagctgtggtttaccagaatgctgcctgcattaggcTTAGCTACAGGGAGGGGTTGAACAGACTTGTATTGCTTTCTCAAGAACGGCCAAGGTTGTGGGATGAcccaatagaagtatataaaaatttGAGGTGCATAAGTTCTGACTTTCTACCCCATTTCCAgtttagaaatatcaaatacatgTAGtctttgctttaaggtgagaaggacagtttaaaggagatgtgcagggcaagttttttttaaatattcagaGTGTTGAATGCCAGGAATGCACTGCTGGAGGAGactgatacaatagtggcatttaagagacttttggataggtacatgagaATGGAGGGAAATGCTGGATATTGatgacgtgcaggcagataagagttgatcttggcctcaattttggcacggacattgttaaCCCAAGAGCCTAACCCTGTGCTACACGGCTCAGATTTCGAACAGCAACAAATGAGCCAGACAGGGTGTAACTCCACAATTAAACATGTTCAAGAAAGAAAAATCATAATATACATATAAAAAAATCCGGTTTCATTAAAAATTAATTGTGGACATCTAATCAAACAGTATTTATCCAGCTACAGAATCGTAGGGCATTATGGATAAGCCCATTTACACACATCACCTATAATTACTTGATCAATAATGTTAAagcaaaaaaaatttaaatgggtAGCaaccaataatttttttaattattcttaCCCTGGTAATCTTCAGATTATTTAGCTGGTGTTGCCAATTCAGAATTGTTTCCATACGGTAAACCCAGATATTAATGTTTCCAACAAGGACACACCTTCCCACCTCATGAACcagaatacagagtgcagaacccAGATCCTGCAGAAGGTTTTTGATTAGTCGAGGATTCTGTTGGTTCTCAATCACTGTAACAGAACACGATGGCATGATTCAGTCCTTACATGTTAATTTTAAAAATAGGTACGATTAAGAGTGGAATGCATAGGCATACCAGAAATACAAATTATCTTTCAGGCATTCGGCTTGTTTTAAGTTATTGTGCAATTATAATGCCCAAATTTCTTTTCTTATAATGCTACATGCAGAATTCAGTGATTTTACAAAATGCAAGTTGCTATAaagctgatgggccgaataaccagtgctgtactgttctagctcCTGAACTTTAAATTCAACAGCCGCTTTCTGAAAAGATCAAGGCAGTTTATTTGAGCTTAATGAAAAGATACTTTTAAGAGTCataagtcaaaagtgtttaattattATATGTTGAAATTCTcactgctgcagcttaacaggccagtAAGCACAATAACAGATAACTCAAAAATACataaaattaataaccataaaagagcaacaaaaaaagtgcaaccaaagacaaatCCATAGGCCATTGCTGCTGACATTAGTGTTTTgtagtgttcaaaagcctgaaggctgcaaggaagaagctgttcttgaaactggtggTTATGGTTTCAATGCCTTGGAACTTCTTCCCAATGCTAGAAGCAAAATGAGAGCATGCGCAGGGTGGCgaggatctttgatgatattggctggctTTTTATGAGAGTGCCTCATATAgataccttcgatggtggggaggtcagtccctGTGATAGACTCAGCAATGTCCACCACCTTTTCTGGTCTCCTTTGTTCTGTGGCGTTCAAGGTGCCAAACCAGGCTATATTGCGAAGTTCGATGGCGTATTCGTTGTAATCCTCATGGCTGGAGAGACACTCTTCAATCGCAGCCTACACATAGGAAGGAGCACAGCCAGGTGGTCTGATTTTCCAAAGTGAGGGTGAAGGATGGAACATCATGCTGAACTTAGGTCTTAGTGCAACTTTGTTGATCATTTCcaaagatgagatgaagattccaAACCCATACAGCACCGaagcatgctgaccaagatgacccagATCCCCCCAAATGTTTCCTAttgatatacctgtccaaataatgATAGACCTCTCCCTCCCATTTTGACAACTGCAAAAACAAAACCATTATGAGCCAACCAcacacaggtgggactagcgtagatgggccatcttggcatGGGCTAGTTGAGCTGAAGaacttatttctgtgctgtatgactatgacaattGGAAGTAATCAAGTCACAAACTAAAATTATTGTTTTACAGTAAGTTAATTCTCAATTCACAATATCACATTTTATCACAACCCAGATCTAATCATTTGTATTTAATTTGCATGCTGTGTACACTTCCCAttgtctcaggaaagcagccaacataatcaaggaccatttgcaCAATGGGCAAAGCTACATAATATTGAAAACATATACCATCAGATGgagaaacagcttcttctccattGCATCTAGACAACTGAACAGTTTTCTCATAAGTTCAGGTACACtcttgatctcccaacctaccacactgcagcccttgcactttttttaaaaatctgcacatTCTTTCTAACTGTAACACTATTTCAATGTCACTGAGGCAAGGAGGCTAAGCGAAGAGAGAAGGTAcagtctgctgttccttgtgtgtgtgtttgttgttTCCTCTTGGTTTTAGTGCAGTGGAGATGGCAAGTAAAATGGTGCAATGTTCCTCCTTCATCAGTTGGGGTAGCTAGTATAGAACTTGGGATgctgtgttacagttgtacaagacattggtgaggccacatttggaggacattgttaaactggaaagagtgcagagatttacgaggatgttgccaggacttgagcacCTGAGCTGTAAGGAGAGCGGCGCAAACTAGGActagcacagagccttttacccagagtagtggaaccAAGAAACAGTGgagataggtttaatgtgagaggggaacatttaataggaagccgaagggcaacctttgccacacagaaggtggtgggtatatgcaacaagctgccagaggaggcagttgaggttggtactagaacaacatttaaaagacatttagacgtttacatagaaaggaaaggtttagagggatatgggccaaacacagacaaggGGAACTCAAGTAGCAGGGACAACTTGGCCGGCATGGGGAAGAAGTCGAataacctgttttcatgctgtatgataacatcaatcaaatagtgaaaggacagACAGTAAATGGTGCGGTACTAAGGAATGTCATGCTCCCCTTCACAGCTCAAGGAATAGGATATAAAAGCTGGGCATTATGTTGCAATTTTCCAAAACAGTGGTCAGATTACACAAATTATTGTGTATATTTTTTGCCAACACACTATAGAAAGGATGCGTTCCGCTGGatgtgcaaaggagattcacctggATATTACCTGGACTGCAGGATTTTAGTTGTTGGCGAGATTGGTttttttttccctggagtgaagatgATTAAGGGGTGACCTGATAAAGGTGTAAAACTttcagaggcatggatagggtagataatcaaaatttgtttccacactggaggTATCAAAATCATGgcatggttcttggtcctccaaaatattacaaatggaatttaaactggaggtggcggagtatggacttaagcaagaagggcttcagatgagtttaagatgagaggaaggagttttacaAGAGTGAATAACAATAGCAATAATAAATCATTTAGTTGCATTCCAGCCTTGGTAATTCACAATAACCTCCACAAATCCAGTTGGATGCAGCACAATGGcatagctggtagtgctgcttcctcacagcaccacagacccggatttgatcctgacctcagatgccgtCTGTGAGTATATAGAGTTTATATATTCTTCCGAGAAATGGACGGGTTtcctgtgctccggtttcatcccacaaacCATgcatgtgtgggtttg encodes:
- the fbxo25 gene encoding F-box only protein 25 isoform X1, with product MPFLGQDWRSPGECWVKSQDGWKRSQFYREKEEEESNINGSHRERQLCTRLQEESNDNKIVEDCEVAAKKRKKDHFNISTQSEYFYREKWIHVHKGSTKEIHGYCTLGEAFNRLDFSIAIEDMRRFNYVVKAAIEECLSSHEDYNEYAIELRNIAWFGTLNATEQRRPEKVVDIAESITGTDLPTIEVIENQQNPRLIKNLLQDLGSALCILVHEVGRCVLVGNINIWVYRMETILNWQHQLNNLKITRRIGNGVTLSDLPLHMQRSILHMFSDGLDIINLGQVTSTLHMLSEDRHLWKNLCQYHFSEKQFCRHLILTENGCVDWKLMYFTLQKYCPKKEQYGDSLQFCRHCSILFWKDYYLALLFKDTGHPCTANNPESCCTPVSPQHFIDLFLF
- the fbxo25 gene encoding F-box only protein 25 isoform X2, which codes for MPFLGQDWRSPGECWVKSQDGWKRSQFYREKEEEESNINGSHRERQLCTRLQEESNDNKIVEDCEVAAKKRKKDHFNISTQSEYFYREKWIHVHKGSTKEIHGYCTLGEAFNRLDFSIAIEDMRRFNYVVKAAIEECLSSHEDYNEYAIELRNIAWFGTLNATEQRRPEKVVDIAESITGTDLPTIEVIENQQNPRLIKNLLQDLGSALCILVHEVGRCVLVGNINIWVYRMETILNWQHQLNNLKITRRIGNGVTLSDLPLHMQRSILHMFSDGLDIINLGQVTSTLHMLSEDRHLWKNLCQYHFSEKQFCRHLILTENGCVDWKLMYFTLQKYCPKKEQYGDSLQFCRHCSILFWKDTGHPCTANNPESCCTPVSPQHFIDLFLF
- the fbxo25 gene encoding F-box only protein 25 isoform X4, with translation MPFLGQDWRSPGECWVKSQDGWKRSQFYREKEEEESNINGSHRERQLCTRLQEESNDNKIVEDCEVAAKKRKKDHFNISTQSEYFYREKWIHVHKGSTKEIHGYCTLGEAFNRLDFSIAIEDMRRFNYVVKLLQLIANSQLTSLSGAAQKNYFNILEKIVRKVIENQQNPRLIKNLLQDLGSALCILVHEVGRCVLVGNINIWVYRMETILNWQHQLNNLKITRRIGNGVTLSDLPLHMQRSILHMFSDGLDIINLGQVTSTLHMLSEDRHLWKNLCQYHFSEKQFCRHLILTENGCVDWKLMYFTLQKYCPKKEQYGDSLQFCRHCSILFWKDTGHPCTANNPESCCTPVSPQHFIDLFLF
- the fbxo25 gene encoding F-box only protein 25 isoform X3, with translation MPFLGQDWRSPGECWVKSQDGWKRSQFYREKEEEESNINGSHRERQLCTRLQEESNDNKIVEDCEVAAKKRKKDHFNISTQSEYFYREKWIHVHKGSTKEIHGYCTLGEAFNRLDFSIAIEDMRRFNYVVKLLQLIANSQLTSLSGAAQKNYFNILEKIVRKVIENQQNPRLIKNLLQDLGSALCILVHEVGRCVLVGNINIWVYRMETILNWQHQLNNLKITRRIGNGVTLSDLPLHMQRSILHMFSDGLDIINLGQVTSTLHMLSEDRHLWKNLCQYHFSEKQFCRHLILTENGCVDWKLMYFTLQKYCPKKEQYGDSLQFCRHCSILFWKDYYLALLFKDTGHPCTANNPESCCTPVSPQHFIDLFLF